The proteins below are encoded in one region of Patescibacteria group bacterium:
- a CDS encoding lamin tail domain-containing protein, whose translation MKKAKLYFLLVIITFEMFSPLFVFSQGQNVVINEVLYDPSGSDLGYEWIELYNPTNEIINLNGWSVEMGGASFSNVITFESITIQPQSFLVVGELNIVEADLIVDRLQFQNGGSETDGVRIINQNSEVIDTVLYDEPNSNNLTDDTGIAGINFASDVSASFSLGRDSQSADTDNCALDFIEYSLPSPGAENIIVLPNEAPRADAGSNLNGVTNEAIQFDASDSSDPNGDVLSFAWDFGDGTGSDQIAPTHTYSNPDSYLVSLIVSDGESQNSDSITVSITEAPITPPPGGYPVGVIISELLPNPAGSDAEGEFIELHNITSSKIDLSGWKLGDLSSLLFSFEPQSIEPQSIEPQGYLAVLREVTDISLNNSGGEKVTLYHPDGTVVNEIEYSGSTPEGESFSLLPSGEWVWTKPSPGAVNSFEDSNNPPDAKIDAPAQAKVNQEITFDASDSTDEDGDKMEFAWDFGDGQNGEGSEAVHQFAKPGSYTVTLTAIDENRAESIDSIVIQISDFDYSDRVLINEVMVNVAGSDSEGEWIELVNNGEQDVDLSGWQITDTKSSYYFTEPTLLGGGEYLVINRSESKITLNNSAESILLINPAGKVVNGVEYGKAPEDISFARKDFSDQWLWTEKSTPGAVNEFIAVEISAEAKDAGEETDEPESVTEADIQTVKNLEKGVYVKTAGWVIVEPGLLGTQKFYIMDQQAGIQIYSSKKDFPELALGDYIQVTGKLSEASGEKKINISVAEDIIVLESQEVIPEPVIAELIDEPLEGMLVRIEGPLVDKKGKTFYLDSGGSEEIKVSIKSTTNIESPDLGDGQVVQVTGIVSQSNETYQILPRYQEDIVLPEVLGESTEMSDEKIAVAPVEEKKEMMKYLIVAGVAVVIAGAGLLAKHFGLVEKVKNKFIKK comes from the coding sequence ATGAAAAAAGCAAAATTATATTTTTTACTCGTCATAATTACTTTTGAAATGTTCAGCCCTTTATTTGTATTTTCGCAAGGGCAGAATGTCGTTATCAACGAAGTGCTTTACGATCCATCCGGGTCAGATCTGGGGTATGAATGGATCGAACTATATAACCCGACCAATGAAATTATTAATTTAAACGGCTGGTCTGTTGAAATGGGAGGGGCGTCTTTCAGCAACGTTATTACGTTTGAGAGTATTACCATTCAGCCACAATCATTTCTTGTGGTGGGCGAACTGAATATTGTTGAGGCTGATCTAATAGTTGATCGCCTGCAGTTTCAAAACGGCGGATCAGAGACGGACGGGGTTCGTATTATTAATCAAAATAGCGAAGTCATAGATACGGTATTATATGACGAACCAAACTCAAATAATTTAACGGATGATACGGGTATTGCCGGGATAAATTTCGCATCCGACGTGTCAGCGAGTTTCAGCTTGGGTCGCGATTCTCAATCAGCAGATACGGATAACTGTGCTCTGGACTTTATAGAATATTCTCTCCCTTCACCGGGTGCGGAAAATATTATTGTTTTACCAAATGAAGCACCACGAGCAGATGCCGGATCCAACCTAAATGGAGTAACGAACGAAGCAATTCAATTTGATGCGTCGGATTCTTCTGACCCTAATGGTGATGTACTTTCGTTTGCATGGGATTTTGGCGATGGGACCGGAAGTGATCAAATTGCACCAACGCATACATATAGTAATCCGGATAGTTATCTGGTTAGTCTGATTGTGAGCGATGGGGAGTCACAGAATTCGGATTCGATTACCGTATCGATAACCGAGGCTCCGATTACCCCGCCTCCGGGTGGTTATCCGGTCGGAGTAATTATCAGTGAACTACTGCCCAATCCGGCTGGGTCTGATGCGGAAGGTGAATTTATTGAACTGCACAACATTACTAGTAGTAAGATTGATCTTTCCGGGTGGAAATTGGGAGATTTAAGCAGTTTATTATTTTCTTTTGAACCACAATCAATTGAACCACAATCAATTGAACCACAGGGATATCTGGCCGTGCTCCGGGAAGTGACGGATATTTCCTTGAATAATAGTGGCGGTGAAAAGGTGACTCTGTATCATCCGGACGGAACAGTAGTTAATGAAATAGAATATTCGGGTAGTACGCCGGAAGGCGAGTCGTTTAGTTTGCTTCCTTCCGGTGAATGGGTATGGACCAAACCTTCTCCCGGAGCGGTCAATTCATTTGAGGATAGTAATAATCCTCCGGATGCTAAAATTGACGCTCCGGCCCAAGCGAAAGTGAATCAGGAAATTACCTTTGACGCGTCTGACTCTACGGATGAAGACGGGGACAAGATGGAGTTCGCTTGGGATTTTGGCGACGGCCAAAATGGAGAAGGTTCAGAAGCCGTTCATCAATTTGCCAAGCCGGGTTCTTATACGGTTACTCTAACTGCTATTGATGAAAACAGAGCTGAATCAATAGATTCAATCGTAATTCAAATTTCCGACTTTGATTATTCTGATCGGGTATTAATCAACGAAGTAATGGTCAATGTGGCGGGTTCGGACAGCGAGGGTGAATGGATTGAACTGGTAAACAACGGAGAACAAGATGTAGATTTATCCGGCTGGCAGATTACGGATACTAAGTCGTCTTATTATTTTACCGAACCGACTTTACTGGGAGGGGGAGAATATCTGGTTATTAACCGTTCTGAATCAAAGATAACATTAAACAATTCAGCCGAATCAATTCTGTTGATTAATCCTGCCGGCAAGGTTGTGAATGGTGTGGAATATGGTAAAGCACCGGAAGATATTTCCTTCGCGCGGAAGGATTTTTCTGATCAATGGCTCTGGACGGAAAAGTCTACTCCGGGCGCGGTGAATGAATTTATTGCCGTAGAGATAAGTGCAGAGGCGAAGGATGCGGGAGAGGAAACAGATGAGCCGGAGTCGGTAACAGAGGCGGATATCCAGACTGTAAAGAATCTGGAGAAAGGTGTTTATGTAAAAACAGCCGGCTGGGTAATAGTCGAGCCGGGATTATTAGGGACACAGAAGTTCTATATTATGGATCAGCAAGCAGGGATCCAGATTTATTCTTCGAAAAAAGATTTTCCTGAATTAGCACTCGGTGATTATATTCAGGTGACCGGGAAGCTGTCGGAAGCCAGTGGCGAGAAAAAGATTAATATTAGCGTGGCAGAGGATATTATCGTGCTTGAGTCGCAGGAGGTCATTCCTGAACCGGTTATCGCAGAACTGATTGATGAACCGTTGGAAGGAATGCTGGTCAGAATTGAGGGACCTTTGGTGGATAAAAAAGGAAAAACTTTTTATCTGGACTCTGGTGGTTCGGAAGAGATTAAAGTATCAATTAAAAGTACTACGAATATTGAAAGTCCGGATTTAGGAGACGGGCAGGTGGTGCAGGTGACGGGGATTGTTAGCCAGTCAAACGAAACATACCAAATTTTACCGCGCTATCAGGAAGATATCGTGTTGCCGGAAGTATTAGGAGAATCTACCGAAATGTCTGATGAGAAAATAGCAGTTGCTCCGGTGGAAGAAAAAAAAGAAATGATGAAATATTTGATTGTGGCGGGTGTGGCGGTAGTAATTGCCGGAGCCGGCTTACTCGCAAAACATTTTGGATTGGTTGAGAAGGTTAAGAATAAATTTATAAAAAAATAG